In one Methylocystis iwaonis genomic region, the following are encoded:
- a CDS encoding multiubiquitin domain-containing protein has protein sequence MDNDRVDALRPDRPQAFEIKIDRTNYKVREMVLTGGELRRLPEPDIGPDRDLFEVVPGGSDVKIDTDTKVEMRNGLRFFTAPAQINPGR, from the coding sequence ATGGATAATGATCGTGTGGACGCGCTAAGGCCTGATCGTCCCCAGGCATTCGAGATCAAGATCGACCGCACAAACTACAAAGTTCGAGAAATGGTGCTGACTGGCGGCGAGCTGCGGCGTTTACCGGAGCCTGACATCGGGCCAGACCGTGACCTTTTCGAAGTGGTGCCGGGAGGATCCGATGTGAAAATCGATACGGATACCAAGGTGGAGATGCGCAACGGCTTGCGTTTCTTCACTGCACCGGCCCAGATCAACCCCGGCCGCTAG
- a CDS encoding ribbon-helix-helix protein, CopG family, protein MKQVKAMTVRLSEDQAQALEMLASVENRPVSDVIRSAITTHIETRRRDPKFQAGLKDRISQARKLLDR, encoded by the coding sequence ATGAAACAAGTCAAAGCGATGACTGTCCGCCTCTCCGAAGATCAGGCTCAGGCCCTCGAGATGCTCGCAAGCGTTGAAAATCGGCCCGTGTCGGACGTGATTCGTTCTGCTATCACCACCCACATTGAGACACGCCGTCGCGATCCAAAATTTCAGGCCGGGCTTAAGGACCGTATCTCGCAAGCGCGCAAGCTTCTCGACCGATGA
- a CDS encoding Fic/DOC family protein produces MRALGYDAFDDPYAYKGINTLKNKLGLRDPDLLEAFELEMTAIRAREPLPRGVYDALHYRRVHRHLFQDVYSWAGKYRTVRTSKGGNPFCFPEHIDAQMKRLFGTLGIVLNSPHADDFAREAARFLGELNAIHPFREGNGRSQLTFIAMIGERAGYPLAFARVKRESFLPAMIRSYEGDLNPLIAELRLLLG; encoded by the coding sequence GTGAGAGCGCTCGGCTACGACGCATTCGACGACCCCTACGCCTACAAAGGCATAAACACGCTCAAGAACAAGCTCGGCCTGCGCGATCCGGATTTGCTTGAGGCGTTTGAACTCGAAATGACGGCGATCCGAGCGCGCGAGCCTTTGCCACGCGGAGTTTACGACGCGCTTCACTACCGCCGCGTCCACCGCCACCTGTTTCAGGACGTCTACAGCTGGGCCGGAAAATATCGAACTGTGCGTACGTCTAAAGGAGGTAACCCGTTTTGCTTTCCCGAGCACATCGACGCACAAATGAAGCGCTTGTTTGGGACGCTTGGGATAGTTTTGAATTCGCCACATGCTGATGACTTCGCCCGTGAGGCAGCGCGTTTTCTCGGTGAGTTAAACGCGATTCATCCGTTCCGAGAGGGCAATGGGCGCTCCCAGCTGACCTTTATAGCGATGATCGGGGAACGGGCCGGCTATCCGTTAGCCTTCGCGCGTGTGAAGCGCGAAAGCTTTCTGCCGGCGATGATCCGCAGCTACGAGGGCGACCTTAATCCGTTGATCGCCGAGCTTCGCCTCCTACTTGGCTAA
- a CDS encoding AAA family ATPase → MAEFWEDLVGINEIAAMTGVSRQAVANWRVRAADFPKPVRELASGPIFRRSQIRAWLKRHKRKGKPMTHVISTINLKGGVAKTTTTVALAETFSANMGKKVLVIDLDPQTNATLMLIGEEKWFELNKKEQTLARLFKDAMDPDNRKFNLEGTLQKQVSDVGAARTIDLLPSSLDLIDVQDKLASAPAGKFYAANPIDLLWRAVKGKLDDYDVVIVDCPPNLGIITLNGLRISEGYIIPTIPDHLSTYGIPQITTRIRDFSEAISETIEPVGIVATKYQANSTVHNNVLKQLREDADLPDVMDTIIRQANAVAAAAEFQMYSRTLKQKYGAELAGQYDDLAREIWSALEA, encoded by the coding sequence GTGGCAGAATTCTGGGAAGACCTCGTCGGGATCAACGAGATCGCCGCCATGACCGGTGTCTCGCGACAGGCCGTTGCCAATTGGAGAGTCCGAGCCGCTGATTTTCCGAAGCCAGTTCGCGAGCTGGCTTCGGGCCCAATTTTCCGGCGCTCCCAGATTCGCGCCTGGTTAAAGCGCCACAAGAGAAAAGGGAAGCCGATGACCCACGTAATTTCTACGATTAACTTAAAAGGCGGAGTCGCGAAGACAACGACTACCGTTGCTCTAGCTGAGACGTTCTCTGCGAATATGGGCAAGAAGGTGCTGGTGATCGACCTTGACCCCCAAACCAACGCCACGCTGATGTTGATTGGCGAGGAGAAATGGTTCGAATTGAACAAAAAGGAACAGACTTTAGCGCGTCTATTTAAGGATGCGATGGACCCCGACAATCGTAAATTCAATTTGGAGGGCACGCTTCAGAAGCAAGTATCCGACGTGGGCGCTGCGCGAACCATCGACCTGCTGCCATCGAGCCTCGACCTCATCGACGTCCAGGACAAACTCGCCTCGGCCCCCGCGGGGAAATTCTACGCGGCCAATCCGATCGATCTGCTCTGGCGAGCCGTAAAGGGAAAGCTCGATGATTACGACGTCGTCATTGTCGATTGCCCTCCTAACCTAGGGATTATCACTTTGAACGGTCTTCGAATCTCCGAAGGCTATATAATTCCCACAATTCCGGACCATCTCTCGACCTATGGCATTCCACAGATTACCACGCGCATCAGGGACTTTTCTGAAGCCATCTCCGAAACCATCGAGCCTGTTGGAATCGTTGCGACCAAGTACCAAGCCAATTCAACGGTGCATAATAACGTGCTGAAGCAGCTTCGAGAAGATGCCGATCTTCCCGACGTGATGGATACCATTATCCGGCAGGCGAATGCGGTCGCCGCTGCGGCCGAATTCCAGATGTACTCGCGAACCCTAAAGCAGAAGTACGGAGCAGAGCTGGCGGGTCAGTACGATGACCTCGCCAGAGAGATCTGGTCTGCCCTGGAGGCGTGA
- a CDS encoding type IV secretory system conjugative DNA transfer family protein gives MMREHLERLVIGLFVFIAAALLWAVPYAIVTGFRSGFSRPAQKWALLKRVTTENPRFDLEQFPPISFDHGFPLAYKHFYVYAQDERVAKLALENGALAAGVVLALFLALAIFLYANRRSTLHGDARFGTLPEARRAGLAARSGIILGRLNGQTLISNDPGHLLIVGPTRTGKGVSFVIPNGLAWPGSMVTLDIKSENLKSFGAARAAKGDSVFVFAPGSASSHRYNPLDYVRPGPEMATDCANIATFLVATGSVENEWTLAARKTVAALLGYVMTSIHFEKARHIRSAVRVISTGHDIADVLKAIAGTENDGSVPSWVLDAFNQFVAIPDRTRGSVMFNVNNAFAAWDSPLICAATETSDFDIRDLRRKRMSIFIGSPLADLESYRPLIRILFQQIHDVLMRNLPGADEPYQVLLLLDEFYALGRMSSLASKIAVSAGYGFRMTIVLQNISQLDETYGKAMRETLVAGAALKLFVAINDNETAKYVSDALGTYTATHTTKMMGAGLSQSRVSLGHMAAPLRRPQELTRMPRDRSILLVANARPFEIGKLYFFRDHQMRRLVDEAGAARGDPPSLRRWTEPSAWLEIHSKSTLVSRAPQGESGSILPSLASAGPAISSENQSTQRGPVGISAELSDAIAGINAEARRASHSASSGSGEDVGFALKELMAIAEKIRKGWSAA, from the coding sequence ATGATGCGGGAACATCTCGAGCGGCTGGTTATCGGGCTGTTTGTTTTCATTGCCGCGGCGCTGCTTTGGGCCGTGCCCTATGCGATCGTGACCGGCTTTCGCTCCGGCTTCTCCAGGCCTGCGCAGAAATGGGCGCTTCTCAAGAGGGTCACGACGGAAAATCCCCGCTTCGACCTCGAGCAGTTTCCGCCGATCTCCTTCGACCATGGCTTTCCGCTCGCCTACAAGCATTTTTATGTCTATGCCCAGGACGAGCGCGTTGCCAAACTCGCGCTGGAAAACGGCGCCCTCGCCGCCGGCGTCGTGCTCGCGCTCTTCCTCGCCCTAGCGATCTTTCTTTACGCAAACCGCAGATCGACGCTGCATGGCGACGCGCGCTTCGGAACGCTCCCCGAGGCACGCCGTGCGGGTCTGGCCGCGAGAAGCGGGATCATCCTCGGCCGTCTTAATGGACAAACGCTGATCTCGAACGACCCCGGGCACTTGCTGATCGTCGGCCCGACCCGCACCGGCAAGGGCGTGAGTTTTGTTATCCCGAACGGCCTCGCCTGGCCAGGCTCCATGGTGACGCTCGACATCAAGAGCGAGAATCTGAAATCCTTCGGCGCGGCGCGTGCGGCGAAGGGCGACAGTGTTTTCGTCTTCGCGCCGGGCTCCGCCTCCTCCCACCGCTACAATCCGCTCGACTATGTGCGGCCCGGTCCCGAAATGGCGACGGACTGCGCCAATATCGCGACCTTCCTCGTCGCGACCGGCTCAGTCGAGAATGAATGGACGCTTGCCGCGCGCAAGACCGTCGCGGCACTGCTCGGCTATGTGATGACCAGCATCCATTTCGAGAAGGCGCGGCATATTCGCTCCGCCGTGCGAGTGATCTCGACTGGGCACGACATCGCCGATGTGCTCAAAGCCATCGCCGGGACGGAAAATGACGGTTCTGTCCCGTCCTGGGTGCTTGACGCCTTCAATCAATTCGTAGCGATTCCCGACCGCACCCGCGGCTCGGTCATGTTCAACGTCAACAACGCCTTTGCGGCCTGGGACTCGCCGCTGATCTGCGCCGCGACCGAAACGTCGGATTTCGACATCCGCGACCTGCGCCGCAAGCGCATGTCGATCTTTATCGGCTCGCCGCTTGCCGATCTCGAAAGCTACCGCCCGCTTATTCGCATCTTGTTTCAGCAGATCCACGATGTGCTGATGCGCAATCTTCCTGGCGCCGACGAGCCGTATCAGGTCCTTCTGCTCCTCGATGAATTCTACGCGCTTGGTAGGATGTCGTCTCTCGCCTCGAAGATCGCGGTCAGCGCTGGCTATGGCTTCCGCATGACGATCGTGCTGCAAAACATCTCCCAGCTCGACGAGACGTACGGCAAGGCGATGCGCGAGACGCTTGTTGCCGGCGCGGCGCTAAAGCTCTTCGTCGCAATCAACGACAATGAGACCGCAAAATATGTCTCGGACGCGCTTGGGACGTACACGGCGACGCACACGACGAAGATGATGGGAGCAGGCCTGTCTCAGTCTCGCGTGTCGCTCGGGCACATGGCGGCGCCGCTGCGACGGCCGCAGGAGCTGACGCGGATGCCGAGGGATAGGTCGATCCTGCTCGTCGCCAATGCGCGGCCGTTCGAGATTGGGAAGCTCTATTTTTTTCGTGATCACCAAATGCGGCGGCTCGTCGATGAAGCGGGGGCCGCGAGAGGCGACCCGCCAAGTTTGCGGCGGTGGACGGAACCCTCCGCATGGCTCGAGATTCATTCAAAATCGACGCTGGTCTCGAGGGCACCGCAAGGTGAGTCTGGCTCCATCCTACCCTCGCTGGCGAGCGCGGGACCCGCTATAAGCTCAGAGAACCAGAGCACACAGAGGGGCCCTGTGGGCATCAGCGCCGAGCTTTCGGATGCGATCGCGGGGATAAACGCCGAGGCGAGGCGGGCGAGCCACTCTGCTTCCTCGGGATCGGGCGAAGACGTTGGATTCGCTCTGAAGGAATTGATGGCAATTGCGGAGAAAATCCGAAAAGGCTGGAGCGCAGCTTAG
- the virB11 gene encoding P-type DNA transfer ATPase VirB11 yields the protein MKPRLVDRDADAHTVFLEDALGPLRQWLNDDTVVEIVANGPGELFVEVMGESSMRRIEAPAVTSDWIRHLCERVAGFSNQSVNSEHPLLSAALATGERFQGVLPPATTNGGAFAIRKQVIKELMLEDYRRMGSFERVKVSVGNELSEIDSELCEHLDAGRIEAFIRLAVCNRYSILLSGGTSSGKTTFLNAILKEVALEERIVTIEDTREVRPLQKNFLPLVASKGDQGQARVTIESLLQAAMRLRPDRIFLGEIRGSEAYSFLRAINTGHPGSITTIHADSAAGAFEQLALMVMQSGLGLRKDEIIAYVKTVLPIVVQQSRLGGWRGTSEVYFSRMAAWKQGAAARAR from the coding sequence GTGAAGCCAAGGCTCGTCGATAGGGACGCCGACGCCCACACAGTCTTTCTCGAGGACGCGCTCGGGCCGCTGCGGCAATGGCTGAACGACGATACCGTTGTCGAAATCGTCGCCAATGGCCCGGGCGAGCTTTTCGTCGAGGTCATGGGGGAGTCGTCGATGCGGCGGATCGAGGCGCCTGCGGTCACGAGTGACTGGATTCGGCATCTCTGCGAGCGCGTCGCGGGCTTTTCGAACCAGAGCGTTAATAGCGAGCACCCGCTGCTCTCGGCTGCGCTCGCCACCGGCGAACGCTTTCAGGGGGTGCTGCCGCCGGCGACGACGAACGGCGGAGCCTTCGCAATCCGCAAGCAGGTCATCAAGGAGCTCATGCTGGAAGACTACCGCCGCATGGGCTCGTTTGAGCGAGTCAAGGTCTCGGTCGGCAACGAGTTGTCTGAGATTGATAGCGAGCTCTGCGAGCATTTGGACGCGGGGCGGATCGAGGCCTTCATCCGGCTCGCTGTCTGCAATCGCTATTCCATCTTGCTTTCCGGCGGAACCTCGTCAGGTAAGACCACTTTCCTCAACGCTATTTTAAAGGAGGTGGCCCTCGAGGAGCGGATCGTCACGATCGAAGACACGCGCGAGGTAAGGCCGCTGCAAAAAAACTTCCTGCCGCTCGTCGCCTCCAAGGGCGACCAGGGCCAGGCGCGGGTCACGATTGAGAGCCTGCTCCAAGCGGCCATGCGCCTGCGCCCGGACCGGATTTTCCTTGGCGAAATCCGGGGGTCGGAGGCCTATTCCTTCCTGCGGGCGATCAACACCGGCCATCCCGGCTCGATCACAACGATTCACGCCGACAGCGCCGCGGGCGCGTTCGAGCAGCTCGCGCTGATGGTCATGCAGAGCGGACTCGGCCTGCGCAAGGACGAGATCATCGCCTATGTGAAGACGGTCCTGCCAATCGTGGTCCAACAAAGCCGGCTGGGCGGCTGGCGCGGAACGTCTGAGGTCTATTTCTCGCGCATGGCGGCCTGGAAGCAGGGCGCCGCGGCGCGGGCGCGCTGA
- the virB10 gene encoding type IV secretion system protein VirB10, with protein sequence MPSPEHYRSLELEDAARSSVQRSSHVMGNFIKIGVPSAAALFVGWMVYASQHKETRPMTAPEKEEFHTTAFPAPAIDQRPNLDLGKMTAPPPPPAAEVPPPPVAPPTPLVAPPAFETESEPKVDDVEARRLAAEEERRRWERLRAPQLVADGALGAAAGNDERTPGGTSETADDDPNRRFLARAGSAGVERSIATKNDRIDALVPQGTMVRGELLTAIQSDLPGSVKAITREDAWSFDGRRVLIPSGSTLIGEYRSGLARGQTRVFVVWTRLLRPDGVSVQLGSPGTDDLGRAGNSGFLDNHYVERFGAAVALSVIGGVSQFVATLGQNVNSYQQQSQYALDPFTGQLTAITTLPNQNLINARQIGAQQVSQSLTRLSQEALRDSINIPPTVYVDQGARIVVFIKKDLDFSLFYPDPVKEELRELRREAKARR encoded by the coding sequence ATGCCGTCGCCCGAACATTATCGTTCGCTCGAGCTCGAAGATGCGGCAAGAAGCTCGGTCCAGCGCTCGTCACACGTCATGGGAAATTTCATCAAGATCGGCGTCCCCAGCGCCGCAGCGCTCTTCGTCGGCTGGATGGTTTACGCCTCCCAGCATAAGGAGACGCGGCCGATGACCGCGCCGGAGAAAGAGGAATTCCACACCACCGCTTTTCCGGCGCCGGCGATCGACCAGCGCCCGAATCTGGATCTCGGCAAGATGACGGCCCCTCCGCCGCCCCCAGCCGCCGAGGTCCCCCCGCCGCCGGTCGCCCCGCCCACGCCTCTTGTCGCGCCGCCGGCCTTCGAGACGGAGAGCGAACCGAAAGTCGACGACGTCGAGGCCCGGCGTCTCGCCGCCGAAGAGGAGCGGCGGCGCTGGGAGCGGCTGCGGGCGCCCCAGCTCGTCGCCGATGGCGCGCTCGGCGCGGCGGCAGGGAACGATGAGAGGACCCCGGGTGGGACCTCGGAAACGGCCGATGATGACCCTAACCGGCGCTTTCTCGCCCGCGCCGGCTCCGCCGGCGTCGAGCGATCCATCGCGACGAAAAACGACCGGATCGACGCCCTCGTGCCGCAAGGCACGATGGTGCGCGGCGAGCTGCTGACCGCGATCCAGAGCGACCTTCCGGGCTCCGTGAAAGCGATCACCCGCGAAGACGCCTGGTCCTTCGACGGTCGGCGCGTGCTCATCCCCTCGGGATCAACCTTGATCGGCGAATATCGCTCCGGGCTCGCCCGCGGGCAGACGAGGGTTTTCGTGGTCTGGACGCGGCTGTTGCGCCCCGACGGCGTCTCCGTTCAGCTGGGTTCGCCGGGGACCGACGATCTCGGCCGGGCCGGGAACTCCGGCTTCCTCGACAATCACTATGTCGAGCGTTTCGGGGCGGCAGTCGCGCTCAGCGTCATCGGCGGCGTCTCGCAATTCGTCGCGACGCTTGGCCAGAACGTCAACAGCTACCAGCAACAAAGCCAATATGCGCTCGATCCCTTCACCGGTCAGCTCACGGCAATCACGACTTTGCCCAATCAAAATTTGATCAACGCCCGGCAGATCGGCGCGCAGCAGGTTTCGCAATCCTTGACCCGGCTCTCGCAAGAGGCGCTGCGGGATTCGATCAACATCCCGCCCACCGTTTACGTCGACCAGGGCGCGCGCATCGTCGTCTTCATCAAGAAGGATCTCGACTTCTCCCTATTTTATCCCGACCCCGTCAAAGAGGAACTGAGGGAGCTGCGCCGTGAAGCCAAGGCTCGTCGATAG
- the virB9 gene encoding P-type conjugative transfer protein VirB9, with translation MSRRLGFPLLLGLLATGAPSLAQAEESPWAGRYDARVREVSFRPDEVVAINGSYGVSTMIVLGDDEKIETLALGDSVAWKVEPNKRGNIIFVKPVEKNAFSNLNVVTTKRIYSFLLRADFRQGRAQVFKVRFRFPEDEADARLVALAKERASYPNTKNFNVANANSDYTYKGSSLSKPTAVFDDGVKTWFRFAPDQETPAIFVVDRDRKESVVNFHKEGPYIIVDKVNFQWTLRNGAEATCVFNRRLNNLHEPDGLEPYAPERVGSNGFQFW, from the coding sequence GTGAGCCGGCGTCTCGGCTTCCCCCTCCTTCTCGGCCTGCTCGCGACCGGCGCTCCGAGCCTCGCGCAGGCAGAAGAGTCGCCTTGGGCGGGCCGCTATGACGCCAGGGTGCGGGAGGTCAGCTTCCGGCCTGACGAGGTCGTCGCCATCAACGGCTCCTATGGCGTCTCGACGATGATCGTGCTGGGCGACGACGAGAAGATCGAGACATTGGCGCTCGGCGACTCGGTCGCCTGGAAGGTCGAGCCCAACAAGCGCGGCAACATCATCTTCGTCAAGCCGGTCGAAAAGAATGCTTTCTCCAATCTGAACGTCGTAACCACGAAGCGCATCTACTCCTTCCTCCTGCGCGCGGATTTCCGGCAGGGTAGGGCGCAAGTGTTCAAGGTGCGCTTTCGCTTCCCGGAGGATGAGGCCGACGCCAGGCTCGTCGCCCTCGCCAAGGAGCGCGCAAGCTATCCCAATACGAAGAATTTCAACGTCGCCAACGCCAACAGCGACTACACCTATAAGGGCTCCTCGCTCTCAAAGCCGACTGCGGTGTTCGACGACGGCGTCAAGACCTGGTTTCGCTTTGCGCCCGATCAGGAGACGCCGGCGATCTTTGTTGTCGACCGCGACCGCAAGGAGAGCGTCGTCAATTTCCATAAAGAGGGGCCCTACATCATCGTCGACAAGGTCAATTTCCAGTGGACGCTGCGCAACGGCGCGGAAGCGACCTGCGTCTTCAATCGGCGGCTAAACAATCTCCACGAACCTGACGGCCTCGAGCCCTATGCGCCAGAGCGGGTGGGCTCGAACGGCTTTCAATTTTGGTAA
- a CDS encoding virB8 family protein has product MMWELPFRRLPRRVLREEFAPIAPGPGAPATGEGARYYQEGGTWEEDRTLWKNSSLSIAWIIAAVMTVVALGAIVSLASLAPLKTFEPYMIVVDKSSGFVEVKRPMAEGALSQDEAVTMFNVVRYVKARETYDPKALKDNFDLAQLLSTGDAARDLTEIFSPANPKNPVKIFGATTEVGVSVKSVTFPNQRTALVRFGTDEKSASNIVHRDWVALVRFRYSGSPMSNQMRFDNPLGFQTTEYRRDQETVPTATGADK; this is encoded by the coding sequence ATGATGTGGGAATTGCCGTTTCGCCGCCTCCCCCGCAGGGTCCTGCGAGAAGAGTTCGCCCCCATTGCGCCGGGCCCTGGAGCCCCCGCGACAGGGGAGGGCGCGCGCTACTACCAGGAGGGCGGGACCTGGGAAGAGGACCGGACGCTCTGGAAGAATTCGTCGCTCTCGATCGCCTGGATCATCGCCGCCGTGATGACAGTCGTCGCGCTCGGCGCGATTGTCTCGCTCGCAAGCCTCGCGCCGCTCAAGACCTTTGAGCCTTATATGATCGTCGTCGACAAATCCTCAGGCTTCGTCGAGGTCAAGCGGCCGATGGCGGAGGGAGCGCTCAGCCAAGACGAAGCCGTCACCATGTTCAACGTTGTGCGCTATGTGAAGGCGCGCGAGACCTATGATCCCAAGGCGCTCAAGGACAATTTCGATCTCGCACAGCTGCTCTCGACCGGCGACGCCGCCCGCGATCTCACCGAGATTTTCAGCCCGGCCAATCCGAAGAACCCGGTCAAGATCTTCGGCGCGACCACCGAGGTCGGCGTCTCCGTCAAATCGGTGACGTTCCCAAACCAGCGCACGGCGCTGGTGCGCTTTGGCACGGATGAAAAATCCGCCTCAAATATCGTCCATCGCGACTGGGTGGCGCTGGTGCGTTTCCGCTATTCCGGCTCTCCCATGTCGAACCAGATGCGCTTCGACAATCCGCTCGGCTTCCAGACGACGGAATACCGCCGCGACCAGGAAACGGTCCCGACCGCGACGGGAGCCGACAAGTGA
- a CDS encoding type IV secretion system protein, whose protein sequence is MTVLQNCPAQNYGSGIIPQILSGVDQTGCTYVQGAFQELARDVTAGGAGASIASLLLIAYVIFWGFGVWSGTATGTATDAAFRLFRAFVIYALATSWSDFTSFAYTLFNDGPAAIGNRLLSVGNNNAYTSPNAVVSALEAIWNQVAQGFQLHFAFSLQSFASALVGLACVIIIALFLAVATFTIILSKVFLWLILGIAPLMILLLLFDASTRFFSGWLAAAVMYAMLQVLVYAFLAFYLTVTQPIFAGLGAAINSGQVDWGALAPFFLVGLTGLFLLSQLPGMAAAIAGGIPLYATTIGGLWRSVTANGAMVASNAYRARVPFGYGARFGVDRSLQDRVTRARYERIYGQRAADVLAKKMDQI, encoded by the coding sequence GTGACCGTGCTGCAAAACTGCCCCGCGCAGAATTACGGGTCCGGAATCATCCCGCAGATCCTCTCCGGCGTCGACCAGACCGGCTGCACCTATGTCCAAGGGGCCTTTCAGGAGCTTGCCCGGGATGTGACCGCGGGCGGGGCAGGCGCCTCGATCGCCTCGCTCCTGCTCATCGCTTATGTGATCTTTTGGGGATTTGGCGTCTGGTCCGGAACTGCTACGGGAACGGCGACCGACGCCGCTTTTCGGCTGTTTCGCGCCTTTGTGATCTATGCGCTGGCGACCTCCTGGAGCGACTTCACGAGTTTCGCCTACACGCTCTTCAACGACGGACCAGCGGCGATCGGCAATCGTCTGCTCAGCGTCGGCAATAACAACGCATACACATCGCCAAACGCCGTCGTCTCGGCGCTGGAAGCGATCTGGAACCAGGTCGCGCAAGGCTTTCAACTGCATTTCGCGTTCAGCCTGCAATCCTTCGCCTCGGCCCTCGTCGGGCTCGCCTGCGTCATCATCATTGCGCTCTTTCTCGCCGTCGCCACCTTCACGATCATTCTCTCGAAGGTTTTTCTGTGGCTGATCCTCGGCATCGCGCCCTTGATGATCCTGCTCCTGCTTTTCGACGCCTCCACGCGCTTCTTCTCCGGCTGGCTCGCCGCGGCCGTCATGTATGCGATGCTGCAGGTGCTGGTATACGCCTTTCTCGCCTTCTACCTCACCGTCACGCAGCCGATCTTCGCGGGTCTTGGCGCCGCCATCAACAGCGGCCAGGTCGATTGGGGCGCGCTCGCGCCGTTCTTTCTCGTCGGCCTCACCGGCCTTTTCCTCTTGAGCCAGCTCCCCGGCATGGCCGCGGCGATCGCCGGCGGCATTCCGCTCTATGCGACGACGATCGGCGGGCTCTGGCGCTCGGTCACCGCGAACGGCGCGATGGTCGCCTCAAACGCCTATCGCGCCCGCGTGCCTTTCGGCTACGGCGCACGCTTCGGCGTCGATCGGTCGCTGCAGGATCGCGTCACGCGCGCCCGCTATGAGCGCATCTATGGCCAACGCGCCGCCGATGTGCTCGCCAAGAAAATGGACCAGATTTGA
- a CDS encoding conjugal transfer protein: protein MKRAILAFCVANLFLVRGANAQVPVIDAANLSQSQQTATNTKQILSTDQDILSNVQKTLQAVTGDRSSLAQGPLAQMALGGGFSMGNAPSLGSVISGGPLSFAGLGGDSQQIISSLINGLNLVKTLSGLQGALPSDKAYLNSSNTAQLILGLINSTQGTVKNASNAFTSGGQQIGSSPDVKGSIDQNSQIQAQNGQSIVQLNGAVNTAAAAANQANLDRIAGLSAAARAMQFRPYGQ from the coding sequence ATGAAACGGGCGATACTGGCTTTTTGCGTGGCGAACCTTTTCCTCGTTCGCGGCGCCAATGCCCAGGTTCCGGTGATCGACGCCGCCAATCTCTCCCAGTCACAGCAGACGGCGACGAACACCAAGCAAATCCTCTCGACCGATCAGGATATTCTTTCCAATGTGCAGAAGACTCTGCAGGCCGTAACCGGCGACCGCTCGTCGCTGGCGCAGGGGCCGCTCGCGCAAATGGCGCTCGGCGGCGGCTTTTCGATGGGGAACGCGCCGTCGCTCGGCTCGGTGATTTCAGGGGGCCCGCTGTCTTTCGCTGGGCTGGGCGGCGATTCGCAGCAGATCATCAGCTCGCTCATCAATGGACTCAATCTGGTCAAGACGCTTTCCGGGCTACAAGGCGCGCTCCCCAGCGACAAGGCCTATCTCAACTCCTCGAACACGGCCCAACTCATTCTCGGCCTCATCAACTCGACGCAAGGGACGGTCAAGAACGCCAGCAACGCCTTCACGTCCGGCGGGCAGCAGATCGGAAGCTCCCCTGATGTGAAAGGTTCGATTGACCAGAATTCGCAGATCCAGGCGCAGAACGGCCAGTCGATCGTCCAGCTCAATGGCGCGGTCAATACGGCGGCCGCCGCAGCCAACCAGGCCAATCTCGACCGCATCGCCGGGCTTTCCGCCGCGGCCCGCGCCATGCAGTTTCGACCCTACGGACAATAG